The Flavobacterium sp. 123 genome contains a region encoding:
- a CDS encoding DUF2200 domain-containing protein, whose translation MNHTRVYKMPFSTVYPLYIKKVERKGRTKEEVDTIIFWLTGYNQQTLQEQVDKKNDFETFFDQAPQINPNVSKITGVICGYRVEEIEDVLIQKVRYMDKLVDELAKGKSMDKILRK comes from the coding sequence ATGAACCATACAAGAGTATATAAAATGCCTTTTTCTACTGTTTATCCATTATATATTAAAAAAGTAGAAAGAAAAGGACGCACAAAAGAAGAAGTTGACACTATTATTTTTTGGTTAACCGGTTACAATCAGCAAACACTACAGGAACAAGTTGACAAGAAAAATGATTTTGAAACGTTTTTTGATCAAGCACCACAAATAAATCCTAATGTTTCGAAAATTACGGGTGTAATTTGTGGGTATCGCGTAGAAGAAATTGAAGATGTACTCATACAAAAGGTGCGGTATATGGATAAGCTAGTGGATGAATTAGCTAAAGGCAAGTCTATGGATAAAATTTTAAGAAAATGA
- a CDS encoding VOC family protein translates to MAQINPHINFNGNAEEAFTFYKSIFGGEFVNIMRFKDLASAEFPVAENEANKIMHIALPIGKNILMANDVPESMGRTNENENRSKISISAESKEEADKLFNGLSEGGTIEMPIADSPWGSYFGMFRDKYGIEWMIDFDPKYKGQF, encoded by the coding sequence ATGGCACAAATCAATCCTCACATTAACTTTAATGGTAATGCAGAAGAAGCGTTTACTTTTTACAAATCAATATTTGGCGGAGAGTTTGTAAACATTATGCGGTTCAAAGATTTAGCAAGTGCTGAATTTCCAGTAGCAGAAAATGAGGCAAATAAAATTATGCACATTGCTTTGCCTATTGGCAAAAATATCTTGATGGCTAATGACGTTCCGGAAAGTATGGGACGAACAAATGAAAACGAAAACAGAAGCAAGATTTCAATAAGTGCAGAAAGCAAAGAAGAAGCAGATAAATTATTCAACGGTCTTTCAGAAGGCGGAACAATAGAAATGCCAATTGCTGATAGTCCTTGGGGTTCCTATTTTGGTATGTTTAGAGACAAATACGGAATTGAATGGATGATAGATTTTGACCCAAAATATAAAGGTCAATTCTAA
- a CDS encoding VOC family protein yields MAKQIFINLAVKDVQKSMDFYTALGFSNNPQFSDDSGKCMVWSETIFLMILTHEKFASFATKPIADTKSKLAGIFSLSVDSVEEVNEILANGLKSGGIEPNETRDYGFMIQRTIEDFDGHTWEVFYMDLTKFPAK; encoded by the coding sequence ATGGCGAAGCAAATATTTATCAATTTAGCAGTGAAAGACGTTCAAAAATCAATGGACTTTTACACTGCATTAGGGTTTTCAAACAATCCCCAATTTTCAGACGACTCAGGCAAATGTATGGTTTGGAGTGAAACTATTTTTCTGATGATTCTGACACACGAAAAGTTTGCAAGCTTTGCAACCAAGCCTATTGCGGATACAAAATCAAAGTTAGCAGGTATTTTTTCATTGTCTGTAGACAGTGTTGAAGAAGTAAATGAGATTTTGGCTAACGGACTAAAATCTGGAGGAATTGAACCAAACGAAACCAGAGATTACGGTTTTATGATACAACGAACTATTGAAGATTTTGATGGACACACTTGGGAAGTCTTTTATATGGACCTTACTAAATTTCCAGCAAAATAA
- a CDS encoding tetratricopeptide repeat protein, protein MKVKNIISSLILTIYSLTIFAQDQTTENLKTLSDNKQFDQIIEQHASKSNNYTAKSLYYIGQAYYMKEDDNNCLKFMNLSIEKDSKDPAPLYIKASTLNYMQKYDEAVKSFQLAIDLKSDDAGFYSGLGDSYYHLEKLDLALEAYKKATEQKNCQDRPYSFVAQIYSDQKNNDKALEAFYIAKSKIDNKSNSYINALFNIGLLESLKGNYEKAEPAFVELLQLDPSDYHSYAKLIQIYYHRKEYDKAKPYKVKLYDAYRNGLLKDNLKDMFCFDQFKWNDKLIQVYERYEEGSKDIYNKHLFYVVNQEDNIEYRIQTEFSPISVEQGGSKYLLCRTKGDTHSTFNIGFNDNLKYDDLKKSVIEILEDKVKPTATSRPTK, encoded by the coding sequence ATGAAAGTTAAGAATATTATATCATCACTGATTTTGACTATTTATAGCTTGACAATTTTTGCTCAAGACCAAACAACGGAAAATTTAAAAACTTTATCCGACAATAAACAGTTTGACCAAATCATAGAACAACACGCTTCTAAATCGAATAATTACACAGCCAAATCATTATATTATATTGGACAAGCTTACTATATGAAAGAAGACGATAACAATTGTCTTAAATTTATGAACCTTTCAATCGAAAAAGATTCAAAAGACCCTGCTCCACTATACATAAAGGCTTCGACTTTGAACTATATGCAGAAGTATGATGAAGCTGTAAAATCTTTCCAATTAGCTATTGATTTAAAATCGGACGATGCCGGATTTTACAGCGGACTTGGTGACTCTTACTATCATTTAGAAAAATTAGACTTAGCTCTTGAAGCTTACAAAAAAGCAACTGAACAAAAGAATTGCCAAGACAGACCATATTCATTTGTCGCTCAAATCTATTCTGACCAAAAAAATAACGACAAAGCATTAGAAGCCTTTTATATAGCCAAATCCAAAATAGACAACAAATCTAATTCATATATAAACGCTTTGTTCAATATCGGACTACTTGAATCTTTAAAAGGTAATTATGAGAAAGCTGAACCTGCCTTTGTTGAGCTATTGCAATTAGACCCATCGGATTATCATTCATATGCAAAACTCATCCAAATCTATTATCATAGAAAAGAGTATGATAAAGCAAAACCATATAAAGTCAAACTATATGATGCTTACAGAAATGGGCTACTTAAAGACAATTTAAAAGATATGTTTTGCTTCGACCAATTCAAATGGAATGACAAGCTAATTCAAGTATATGAAAGATACGAAGAAGGTTCAAAAGACATTTACAATAAACATTTGTTCTATGTTGTAAATCAGGAGGACAACATTGAATATAGAATCCAAACCGAGTTTTCTCCAATTTCTGTAGAACAAGGCGGGTCAAAATATTTACTCTGCCGAACAAAAGGCGATACACATTCAACATTCAACATTGGCTTTAACGACAACTTAAAATATGATGACTTGAAGAAAAGTGTAATTGAAATTCTTGAAGATAAAGTTAAACCGACAGCGACTTCAAGACCAACTAAATAA